Proteins from a single region of Sphingopyxis sp. BSN-002:
- the infB gene encoding translation initiation factor IF-2, with the protein MSDEQDKPTLTRKPLGLKRTVEAGQVQQQFSHGRRNTVVVEVKRRRVLGRPGEAAPATEVEEVVAPAPAPAPAPAPVAEKPAAPKPAADSLMSRQERQAQLLREAEEARMNALEEGRRRDEAARARAAEEEKARAAEARQAKAPEAAPAPVAAPEAEAPAVEASAPKEAGEAAPRATTSAAPAPRRFTPVEAPKRPEPKRPEPKATRGADNRRQSGKLTVTRALNDDEGARARSLAALKRAREKEKRSHMVSSGPREKQVREVVVPDSITVQELANRMAEKGADLVKALFKMGMPVTVNQTIDQDTAELLVTEFGHEIKRVSEADVDIRHDEDVDDAAHMKPRAPVVTIMGHVDHGKTSLLDALRGANVQAGEAGGITQHIGAYQVKTPDGSLVTFLDTPGHEAFTEMRQRGANVTDIVILVVAADDGLKPQSIEAINHAKAAGVPIIVAINKVDKEGANPQRVRERLLEHELVVEEMGGDVQNVEVSALKKTGLDKLLDAIALQAEIMELKANPDRAAEGTVVEAKLDKGRGPVATILVRRGTLRVGDIFVCGAESGRVRALVDDQGKQIKEAGPSMPVEVLGLGGVPMAGDTLTVVENEARAREVAAYRQSEALKKRTAQAPVSLEGMFSALADKAKVIEYPVVIKGDVQGSVEAIVNALNRLSTDEIRVRVLQSGAGAITESDVTLAAASGAPIIGFNVRPNAKAREIANREKVRFMYYDVIYHLTAEVAKEMAGELGPERIENVVGRAEVKEVFPAGKRDKAAGLLVLEGVIRKGLHARLTREDVIVSATTIASLRRFKDDVAEVRAGLECGVVLADTNDIKAGDHLEVFEVELRERTL; encoded by the coding sequence ATGAGCGACGAACAGGACAAGCCGACCCTTACCCGCAAGCCGCTGGGGCTGAAGCGGACGGTCGAGGCCGGCCAGGTGCAGCAGCAATTCAGCCACGGCCGCCGGAACACGGTGGTGGTCGAGGTGAAGCGCCGCCGCGTACTTGGCCGCCCGGGCGAAGCCGCCCCCGCGACCGAGGTCGAGGAAGTTGTCGCTCCGGCGCCGGCTCCCGCGCCTGCGCCCGCACCGGTTGCGGAGAAGCCCGCGGCGCCGAAGCCCGCCGCCGACAGCCTGATGTCGCGGCAGGAACGCCAGGCCCAGCTGCTGCGCGAGGCCGAAGAGGCGCGCATGAATGCGCTCGAGGAAGGTCGCCGCCGCGACGAGGCCGCGCGCGCCCGCGCCGCCGAGGAAGAAAAGGCGCGTGCCGCCGAGGCACGCCAAGCGAAGGCTCCGGAGGCCGCCCCGGCTCCTGTTGCGGCGCCCGAAGCCGAAGCGCCCGCAGTGGAGGCGTCTGCGCCGAAGGAAGCCGGCGAGGCCGCGCCGCGCGCGACGACCAGCGCCGCCCCCGCGCCGCGCCGCTTCACGCCGGTCGAGGCGCCGAAGCGTCCCGAGCCGAAGCGCCCCGAGCCGAAGGCGACCCGCGGCGCCGATAACCGCCGCCAGTCGGGCAAGCTGACCGTCACGCGTGCGCTCAACGACGACGAGGGCGCGCGTGCGCGCAGCCTCGCCGCGCTGAAGCGCGCCCGCGAAAAGGAAAAGCGTTCGCACATGGTGTCGAGCGGCCCGCGCGAGAAGCAGGTTCGCGAAGTCGTTGTGCCCGACAGCATCACGGTGCAGGAACTCGCCAACCGCATGGCCGAAAAGGGCGCCGACCTGGTGAAGGCGCTGTTCAAGATGGGCATGCCCGTCACCGTCAACCAGACGATCGACCAGGACACCGCCGAACTGCTCGTCACCGAATTCGGGCACGAGATCAAGCGCGTGAGCGAGGCCGACGTCGACATCCGCCACGACGAGGACGTCGACGATGCGGCGCATATGAAGCCGCGCGCGCCGGTCGTCACGATCATGGGCCATGTCGACCACGGCAAGACCAGCCTGCTCGACGCGCTGCGCGGTGCGAATGTGCAGGCGGGCGAAGCCGGCGGCATCACCCAGCATATCGGCGCCTATCAGGTGAAGACCCCCGACGGCTCGCTCGTCACCTTCCTCGATACGCCGGGCCACGAAGCCTTCACCGAGATGCGCCAGCGCGGGGCGAACGTCACCGACATCGTGATCCTGGTGGTCGCGGCCGACGACGGCCTGAAGCCGCAGTCGATCGAGGCGATCAACCATGCGAAGGCGGCCGGCGTGCCGATCATCGTTGCGATCAACAAGGTCGACAAGGAAGGCGCCAATCCGCAGCGCGTCCGCGAACGCCTGCTTGAGCATGAGCTGGTGGTCGAGGAAATGGGCGGCGACGTGCAGAATGTCGAAGTGTCGGCGCTGAAGAAGACCGGTCTCGACAAGCTGCTCGACGCGATCGCGCTGCAGGCCGAGATCATGGAGCTGAAAGCCAACCCCGATCGCGCCGCCGAAGGCACGGTGGTCGAGGCGAAGCTCGACAAGGGCCGCGGTCCCGTTGCGACGATCCTCGTCCGCCGCGGGACGCTGCGCGTCGGCGACATCTTCGTCTGCGGCGCCGAAAGCGGCCGCGTCCGTGCACTGGTCGACGATCAGGGCAAGCAGATCAAGGAAGCCGGTCCGTCGATGCCGGTCGAGGTCCTCGGCCTCGGCGGCGTGCCGATGGCGGGCGACACGCTGACCGTCGTCGAGAATGAGGCACGCGCCCGCGAGGTCGCCGCCTATCGCCAGAGCGAAGCGCTCAAGAAGCGGACGGCGCAGGCGCCGGTCAGCCTCGAAGGCATGTTCTCGGCGCTCGCCGACAAGGCGAAGGTCATCGAATATCCGGTGGTCATCAAGGGCGACGTGCAGGGTTCGGTCGAAGCGATCGTCAATGCGCTCAACCGCCTGTCGACCGACGAGATCCGCGTCCGCGTGCTCCAGTCGGGGGCCGGCGCGATCACCGAAAGCGACGTGACGCTGGCGGCCGCTTCGGGCGCACCGATCATCGGCTTCAACGTCCGTCCGAACGCCAAGGCGCGCGAGATCGCGAACCGCGAAAAAGTGCGCTTCATGTACTATGACGTCATCTATCACCTGACCGCCGAAGTCGCGAAGGAGATGGCGGGCGAGCTGGGTCCGGAGCGGATCGAAAACGTCGTCGGCCGCGCCGAGGTCAAGGAAGTCTTCCCGGCCGGCAAGCGCGACAAGGCGGCGGGTCTGCTGGTGCTCGAAGGCGTCATCCGCAAGGGACTCCACGCGCGCCTCACGCGCGAGGACGTCATCGTTTCGGCGACGACGATCGCCTCGCTCCGCCGCTTCAAGGACGACGTCGCCGAAGTGCGCGCGGGTCTGGAGTGCGGTGTCGTGCTGGCGGACACCAACGACATCAAGGCGGGCGACCACCTCGAAGTCTTCGAAGTCGAGCTGCGCGAACGGACGCTCTAA
- the rimP gene encoding ribosome maturation protein RimP: MVDLDALNAIIAPEAEAMGLALVRVAFFGGESDPTLQVMAERPDTRQLTIDDCADLSRRISDRLDALEEAGKDPIDAAYRLEVSSPGIDRPLTRRADFADWAGHEAKIALKEKRDGRQRFNGELVGIDGDTVTISDKEGVEHKLPFDAIDTAKLVLTDKLIAATVPLSIEGADEMEEEGQD; encoded by the coding sequence TTGGTCGATCTCGACGCCCTCAATGCGATCATCGCGCCCGAAGCCGAGGCGATGGGCCTTGCGCTCGTGCGCGTCGCTTTCTTCGGTGGTGAGAGCGACCCCACGCTGCAGGTTATGGCCGAGCGGCCCGACACGCGCCAGCTGACGATCGACGATTGCGCCGATCTGTCGCGCCGCATTTCGGACCGGCTCGACGCGCTCGAGGAAGCGGGCAAGGACCCGATCGACGCCGCTTACCGGCTCGAGGTCTCGTCGCCCGGTATCGACCGGCCGCTGACGCGCCGCGCCGACTTCGCCGACTGGGCGGGGCATGAGGCGAAGATTGCGCTCAAGGAGAAGCGCGATGGGCGCCAACGCTTCAACGGCGAACTCGTCGGCATTGACGGCGATACCGTCACGATTTCGGACAAGGAAGGTGTGGAGCACAAGCTGCCGTTCGACGCGATCGACACGGCGAAGCTGGTCCTCACCGATAAATTGATTGCCGCAACCGTCCCGCTCTCGATCGAGGGCGCCGACGAAATGGAAGAAGAAGGACAGGACTGA
- a CDS encoding homocysteine S-methyltransferase family protein produces MAGFAPQREGIFYLTEGGQETEIQYRHGHDLPEFAMYPLLDKPDAMADLKAMYSRVLDVAAEHGCAAMISGLDYRGSPDWAEKLGYSREGLADALTQAIAFLREVARPYEGQVSEILIGGQVGPRGDAYSLNRTITADEAEEYHSFQLDVHKRNAVDFVWAATFNNVPEAVGVARAAARIGLPLQISFTLDSNHRLQSGPSLKEAIESVDAEAGDARPDFYGINCSHPLEFEPALEPGDWIKRIRSLRPNASAKDKIDLCQLGHIEDGDPVDLGQRMGALAQRHPHLDIFGGCCGTWAPHLDQIARNLKQA; encoded by the coding sequence ATGGCCGGATTTGCACCGCAGCGAGAAGGCATCTTCTATCTGACCGAAGGAGGCCAGGAAACCGAAATCCAGTATCGGCACGGGCACGACCTGCCCGAATTCGCCATGTATCCGCTCCTCGACAAGCCCGACGCGATGGCCGATCTGAAGGCGATGTACAGCCGCGTGCTCGACGTCGCGGCCGAACATGGCTGCGCCGCGATGATCAGCGGCCTCGACTATCGCGGCAGTCCCGACTGGGCAGAAAAGCTCGGCTATTCACGCGAAGGGCTTGCTGACGCCCTTACGCAGGCGATCGCCTTCCTGCGCGAGGTCGCGCGGCCTTATGAAGGACAGGTCAGCGAGATATTGATCGGCGGTCAGGTCGGCCCGCGCGGCGACGCCTATTCGCTCAACCGGACGATCACCGCCGACGAAGCCGAGGAATATCACAGCTTTCAGCTCGACGTGCACAAGCGCAATGCGGTCGATTTCGTCTGGGCCGCGACTTTCAACAACGTCCCCGAAGCGGTTGGCGTCGCGCGCGCCGCGGCGCGGATCGGCCTTCCGCTCCAGATATCGTTCACGCTCGACAGCAACCATCGCCTGCAATCGGGGCCGAGCCTGAAGGAGGCGATCGAATCGGTCGATGCCGAGGCCGGCGACGCGCGTCCCGACTTTTACGGCATCAACTGTTCGCACCCGCTCGAATTCGAGCCGGCGCTGGAACCCGGCGACTGGATCAAGCGGATTCGCAGCCTGCGGCCGAACGCCAGCGCCAAGGACAAGATCGATCTCTGCCAGCTCGGCCATATCGAGGACGGCGATCCGGTCGACCTTGGCCAGCGCATGGGGGCGCTGGCGCAGCGACACCCGCACCTCGACATCTTCGGCGGCTGCTGCGGCACCTGGGCGCCGCATCTCGACCAGATCGCACGCAACCTGAAGCAAGCCTAG
- the dmeF gene encoding CDF family Co(II)/Ni(II) efflux transporter DmeF, whose amino-acid sequence MSLDGEIDALTHSHVYLGKRHDANARRTLWVVLLTALMMVGEIAAGIAFNSMALLADGFHMATHAGALGIAALAYRYAKRHAESGRYTFGTGKVGDLAGFASALVLGIVAIGIAWESAMRLVDPSPVEFGEATIIAVIGLGVNIVSALLLGHGHDHGHDHHHGHAHDHSHSHDHGHEKDNNLRSAYLHVVADALTSVLAIAALLGGRYLGWVWLDPAMGVVGAIVIAVWSWSLMRDTGAVLLDASDAKLEAEIRARVEGPGDARICDLHVWRVGPGAHAAIVSATGVARAAICERLRPVHEIEHLTVEIR is encoded by the coding sequence ATGTCGCTCGACGGCGAAATCGACGCGCTGACGCATAGCCATGTCTATCTGGGCAAGCGGCACGACGCGAATGCGCGGCGCACGCTGTGGGTCGTGCTGCTGACCGCGCTCATGATGGTGGGCGAGATCGCCGCCGGGATCGCCTTCAATTCGATGGCGCTGCTCGCCGATGGTTTTCACATGGCGACGCACGCGGGCGCGCTAGGCATTGCCGCCCTCGCCTATCGCTATGCGAAGCGCCACGCGGAAAGCGGCCGCTACACCTTCGGTACGGGCAAGGTCGGCGACCTCGCGGGCTTCGCGTCGGCGCTCGTGCTCGGGATCGTCGCGATCGGCATCGCATGGGAATCGGCGATGCGCCTTGTCGACCCGAGCCCGGTCGAGTTCGGCGAAGCGACGATCATCGCCGTCATCGGCCTCGGTGTGAACATCGTCAGTGCGCTGTTGCTCGGGCACGGACACGATCATGGCCACGACCATCATCACGGTCATGCGCACGATCACAGCCACTCCCATGATCACGGCCACGAAAAGGACAACAACCTCCGCTCGGCCTATCTCCACGTCGTCGCCGATGCCTTGACCTCGGTGCTCGCGATCGCGGCGTTGCTCGGCGGACGTTATCTCGGCTGGGTGTGGCTCGACCCCGCGATGGGGGTCGTTGGCGCAATCGTCATCGCGGTCTGGTCATGGTCGCTGATGAGGGACACCGGCGCGGTGCTGCTCGACGCGAGCGATGCGAAGCTGGAGGCCGAAATTCGCGCGCGGGTCGAAGGACCGGGCGACGCCAGAATCTGCGACCTCCACGTGTGGCGCGTCGGTCCGGGCGCGCATGCGGCGATCGTCAGCGCCACCGGCGTCGCCCGCGCGGCGATCTGCGAACGGCTAAGGCCGGTGCACGAGATCGAGCATCTGACCGTCGAGATTCGCTAG
- the nusA gene encoding transcription termination factor NusA, with protein MATAISANKAELLAIANSVASEKMIDKGIVIEAIEEAIQRAARARYGAENDIRAKLDAQTGDLRLWRVVEVVEQVEDYFKQVDLAAGQKLQKDAKIGDFIVDPLPAVDLGRIDAQSAKQVIFQKVREADRERQFEEFKDRAGEIITGVVKSVEFGHIVVNLGRAEGVIRRDQQIPRELMRVGDRVRALILSVRRENRGPQIFLSRAHPDFMKKLFAQEVPEIYDGIIEIKAAARDPGSRAKIGVISYDGSIDPVGACVGMKGSRVQAVVQEMQGEKIDIIPWSEDTATFVVNALQPATVQRVVIDEDDSRIEVVVPDDQLSLAIGRRGQNVRLASQLTGSQIDIMTEADASEKRQREFVERSTMFQEELDVDETLAQLLVAEGFGELEEVAYVGIDELASIEGFDDELAQELQSRATEALERREEASRQERRELGVDDDLADIPHLTEAMLVVLGKAGIKTLDDLADLATDELIAKKRQDNRRGPARSERAEDKGGVLGEYGLSEEQGNEIIMAARAHWFADEPEAGEAADADPAQ; from the coding sequence ATGGCCACTGCCATTTCCGCCAACAAGGCCGAACTCCTCGCGATTGCCAACAGCGTCGCCAGCGAGAAGATGATCGACAAGGGCATCGTTATCGAGGCCATCGAGGAAGCGATCCAGCGCGCCGCGCGCGCGCGCTACGGCGCCGAGAACGACATCCGCGCCAAGCTCGATGCGCAGACCGGCGACCTTCGCCTGTGGCGCGTCGTCGAGGTCGTCGAACAGGTCGAGGATTATTTCAAGCAGGTCGATCTGGCCGCCGGCCAGAAGCTGCAGAAGGATGCCAAGATCGGCGACTTCATCGTCGACCCGCTGCCCGCGGTCGACCTTGGCCGCATCGACGCGCAGTCGGCAAAGCAGGTGATCTTCCAGAAGGTCCGCGAAGCCGATCGCGAGCGCCAGTTCGAGGAATTCAAGGACCGTGCGGGCGAGATCATCACCGGCGTCGTGAAGTCGGTCGAATTCGGTCACATCGTCGTCAACCTCGGCCGCGCCGAAGGCGTGATCCGCCGCGACCAGCAGATCCCGCGCGAACTGATGCGCGTCGGCGATCGCGTCCGCGCGCTGATCCTGTCGGTGCGCCGCGAGAACCGCGGCCCGCAGATTTTCCTCAGCCGCGCGCACCCCGACTTCATGAAGAAGCTGTTCGCGCAGGAAGTGCCCGAAATCTATGACGGCATCATCGAGATCAAGGCCGCAGCCCGCGATCCGGGCTCGCGCGCGAAGATCGGCGTGATCAGCTATGACGGCTCGATCGACCCTGTCGGCGCCTGCGTCGGCATGAAGGGCAGCCGCGTCCAGGCGGTCGTCCAGGAAATGCAGGGCGAAAAGATCGACATCATCCCCTGGTCCGAAGACACGGCGACCTTTGTCGTCAACGCGCTCCAGCCGGCGACGGTGCAGCGCGTCGTCATCGACGAGGATGACAGCCGCATCGAGGTCGTCGTTCCCGACGATCAGCTCAGCCTCGCCATCGGCCGCCGCGGCCAGAATGTCCGTCTCGCCAGCCAGCTGACCGGCAGCCAGATCGACATCATGACCGAGGCCGACGCGAGCGAGAAGCGCCAGCGCGAATTCGTCGAACGCTCGACGATGTTCCAGGAAGAGCTGGACGTCGACGAGACGCTCGCACAGCTGCTCGTCGCCGAAGGCTTTGGCGAGCTCGAGGAAGTCGCCTATGTCGGCATCGACGAACTCGCGAGCATCGAGGGTTTCGACGACGAACTGGCGCAGGAACTGCAGAGCCGCGCAACCGAGGCGCTCGAACGCCGCGAGGAAGCCTCGCGTCAGGAACGCCGCGAGCTTGGCGTCGACGACGATCTGGCCGACATCCCGCACCTGACCGAAGCGATGCTCGTCGTGCTCGGCAAGGCCGGCATCAAGACGCTCGACGATCTGGCCGATCTCGCGACCGACGAGCTGATCGCCAAGAAGCGGCAGGACAACCGCCGCGGCCCGGCGCGCAGCGAGCGTGCCGAGGACAAGGGCGGCGTGCTTGGCGAATATGGCCTGAGCGAAGAGCAGGGCAACGAGATCATCATGGCGGCGCGTGCGCACTGGTTTGCGGACGAGCCTGAAGCCGGGGAGGCCGCCGATGCGGACCCCGCGCAATGA
- the rbfA gene encoding 30S ribosome-binding factor RbfA — translation MKQDRDRKQDAGPSVRVLRVGEQVRHLLSEILARGDVHDDVLATHPVSITEVRMSPDLRHATVFVKPLLGKDEEAVIKALRTNTAYLQKSVAAKIRMKYAAKLKFLPDESFDEASHIEKLLRDPKVARDLESGGQSE, via the coding sequence ATGAAGCAGGACAGGGACCGGAAACAGGATGCAGGCCCGTCGGTGCGCGTGCTGCGCGTCGGCGAGCAGGTGCGGCATCTGCTGTCGGAAATTCTCGCGCGCGGCGACGTGCACGACGATGTTCTCGCGACGCATCCGGTCAGCATCACCGAAGTCCGCATGTCGCCCGACCTGCGCCACGCGACGGTCTTCGTCAAACCCCTGCTCGGCAAGGACGAGGAAGCGGTGATCAAGGCGCTGCGCACCAACACCGCCTATCTGCAGAAGAGCGTCGCCGCGAAGATCCGGATGAAATATGCCGCGAAGCTGAAATTCCTGCCCGACGAAAGCTTTGACGAAGCAAGCCACATAGAAAAATTGCTGCGCGATCCGAAGGTGGCGCGCGATCTGGAGAGCGGTGGCCAGAGCGAATGA
- a CDS encoding DUF448 domain-containing protein has protein sequence MRTPRNDQLSQTDRAGKRGSHVPERRCVVTGEVAPAERLVRLALGPDGGIAPDVLGKAPGRGAWIGVDRATLEAAQAKGKLKGGLARALHEGSFTIPDDLGERIEAQLKRATLDRLGLESRSGTLISGNDKIEQAARRGQVRLLLHASDAGEDGRKKLAQAWRVGEDDEGSGREGMILPVDRQSLSMALGRENAVHLAVTDARAADRVLAHLGRWQFFTGWSRDAANRVSDTGSRMAGNGTASTDSDTVSDASGAY, from the coding sequence ATGCGGACCCCGCGCAATGATCAGCTAAGCCAAACCGACCGCGCGGGTAAGCGCGGAAGCCACGTGCCCGAGCGGCGCTGTGTGGTGACCGGCGAGGTTGCGCCGGCCGAACGGCTCGTGCGCCTTGCGCTCGGGCCGGACGGCGGAATCGCGCCCGACGTTCTCGGCAAGGCGCCGGGGCGCGGCGCGTGGATCGGCGTCGACCGCGCGACGCTCGAAGCCGCGCAGGCGAAGGGCAAGCTCAAGGGCGGGCTCGCGCGGGCGCTGCACGAAGGCAGCTTCACGATCCCCGACGATCTCGGCGAGCGGATCGAGGCGCAGCTGAAGCGCGCGACGCTCGACCGGCTCGGGCTCGAATCGCGGTCGGGCACGCTGATCAGCGGCAACGACAAGATCGAGCAGGCGGCGCGGCGCGGACAGGTCCGCCTGCTGTTGCACGCAAGCGACGCGGGCGAGGATGGTCGCAAGAAGCTCGCGCAGGCGTGGCGCGTAGGCGAAGACGACGAAGGCTCGGGCCGTGAAGGGATGATCTTGCCGGTGGACCGGCAATCCCTATCTATGGCATTGGGGCGTGAAAATGCGGTACATCTGGCTGTCACCGACGCCCGTGCCGCAGACCGGGTGCTGGCGCATCTTGGCCGCTGGCAGTTTTTCACCGGATGGAGTAGGGACGCGGCCAACCGCGTTTCCGACACAGGTTCCCGCATGGCGGGTAATGGGACGGCGTCCACGGATTCCGATACGGTTTCCGACGCTTCGGGCGCGTATTGA
- a CDS encoding DUF1697 domain-containing protein has product MARYVALFGSINVGGNRLTMADLRGAFEAEGFGNVETVVASGNVLFDHAARPTRGLEEKLTLMVEDRFDMVSAALVRSRDELAAAIADNPFAGTNEDRIVHTMFLDGQPTAEQFDALATDHRVRPNERLALGDRALYIDFGDGAADSKLHPRLIERRLGHKGTARNMRSIARIIAKLDEETKAS; this is encoded by the coding sequence ATGGCTCGCTATGTGGCGTTGTTCGGCAGCATCAATGTCGGCGGCAACCGGCTGACGATGGCCGACCTGCGCGGGGCGTTCGAGGCCGAGGGCTTCGGCAATGTCGAAACCGTGGTGGCGAGCGGCAATGTGCTGTTCGACCACGCGGCGCGGCCGACGCGCGGGCTGGAAGAAAAGCTGACGCTGATGGTCGAGGATCGCTTCGACATGGTCAGCGCCGCGCTTGTGCGGAGCCGTGACGAACTGGCCGCGGCGATCGCCGACAATCCCTTTGCGGGTACGAACGAGGACCGGATCGTCCACACGATGTTCCTCGACGGGCAGCCGACGGCGGAGCAGTTCGATGCGCTGGCGACCGATCACCGGGTCCGCCCGAACGAGCGCCTCGCGCTTGGCGACCGTGCGCTCTATATCGATTTCGGCGACGGCGCGGCCGACAGCAAGCTGCACCCGCGGCTGATCGAACGGCGGCTGGGGCACAAGGGAACGGCGCGCAACATGCGCTCGATCGCGCGGATCATCGCGAAACTGGATGAAGAGACGAAGGCGTCATGA
- the chrA gene encoding chromate efflux transporter encodes MTTESYSPPRLSLVQLFLRFLRFGFLAFGGPVAQIAMVKQALVEEERWISPARFNRLLAVMQILPGPEAHELCVHLGMVARGRIGGLLAGLGFMLPGFVLMLGAAWLYKDWIAGNPAMAPVFLGVQIAVLAIILRAVQRIGTHILEDKLLWALAAVSLGATLAGVPFWIPLIAAALIYSFAARPIVAAAVFAAAIALTFVVSGEGAGVKASVAASEAGVIALFIAGLKGGLLTFGGAYTAIPYVRTDTVGRGWLSDASFLDGVAFAGMLPAPLVIFATFAGYVAGGLPGALAITAGMFLPAFAFSMIFFERLEAVVENPALHRALAGVAAAVVGVIAATLLQLGWVTALRVANPVAAIIIFAGAAAAVFRLKGKWVAPLLVVAAGLAGWLLNP; translated from the coding sequence ATGACGACCGAATCCTATTCGCCACCGCGACTTTCCCTTGTTCAACTGTTCCTGCGTTTTTTGCGCTTCGGCTTTCTCGCCTTCGGCGGGCCGGTGGCGCAGATCGCGATGGTGAAGCAGGCGCTGGTCGAGGAGGAGCGCTGGATTTCGCCCGCGCGCTTCAACCGGTTGCTCGCGGTGATGCAGATCCTGCCGGGGCCGGAGGCGCACGAGCTCTGTGTCCACCTCGGCATGGTCGCGCGGGGACGGATCGGCGGGCTGCTCGCCGGGCTGGGCTTCATGCTGCCGGGCTTCGTGCTGATGCTCGGCGCGGCATGGCTCTACAAGGACTGGATTGCCGGCAACCCGGCGATGGCGCCGGTCTTCCTCGGCGTCCAGATTGCAGTACTCGCGATTATCCTGCGCGCGGTGCAGCGGATCGGCACGCATATCCTGGAGGACAAGCTGCTCTGGGCGCTGGCTGCTGTATCGCTCGGCGCGACACTGGCGGGCGTGCCATTCTGGATTCCGCTGATCGCGGCGGCGCTGATCTATAGCTTTGCTGCCCGGCCCATCGTTGCGGCTGCGGTGTTCGCGGCGGCGATCGCGCTGACCTTTGTGGTCTCTGGTGAGGGGGCGGGGGTCAAGGCCAGTGTCGCCGCAAGCGAAGCGGGCGTCATCGCGCTGTTCATCGCCGGGCTGAAGGGCGGGCTGCTGACCTTCGGGGGCGCCTACACTGCGATCCCCTATGTGCGCACCGACACCGTCGGGCGCGGTTGGCTGTCCGACGCGAGCTTTCTCGACGGCGTTGCGTTCGCGGGAATGCTGCCCGCGCCGCTTGTCATCTTCGCGACCTTCGCGGGCTATGTCGCGGGTGGTTTGCCCGGTGCGCTGGCGATCACCGCGGGGATGTTCCTGCCCGCCTTCGCCTTTTCGATGATCTTCTTCGAGCGATTGGAGGCGGTGGTCGAAAATCCCGCGCTGCATCGCGCTCTCGCGGGGGTTGCGGCGGCGGTCGTCGGCGTGATCGCGGCGACGCTGCTGCAACTCGGCTGGGTAACTGCGTTGCGAGTGGCCAATCCCGTCGCTGCGATCATCATCTTTGCCGGCGCGGCGGCGGCGGTGTTCCGGCTCAAAGGCAAATGGGTCGCGCCGCTGCTCGTCGTCGCGGCCGGCCTCGCGGGGTGGCTGCTCAATCCCTAG
- a CDS encoding metal/formaldehyde-sensitive transcriptional repressor, protein MSHTHANKDQLLARTRRIAGQIAAIERAIAGEAGCAAILHQVAGVRGAVAGLMDELVAEHLQSHVVAPDLSDADRAQGGDELLAAIRRYAK, encoded by the coding sequence ATGTCGCACACGCACGCCAACAAGGACCAGCTCCTCGCGCGCACCCGCCGCATTGCGGGGCAGATCGCGGCGATCGAGCGGGCGATCGCCGGCGAAGCCGGCTGCGCGGCGATCCTGCATCAGGTGGCAGGCGTGCGCGGCGCGGTGGCGGGATTGATGGACGAACTCGTCGCCGAGCATCTGCAATCGCATGTTGTTGCGCCCGACCTGTCCGACGCCGACCGCGCGCAAGGCGGCGACGAATTGCTTGCGGCAATCCGCCGCTACGCGAAATAG